Proteins found in one Legionella pneumophila subsp. pascullei genomic segment:
- a CDS encoding TrbI/VirB10 family protein yields MNPNKEYLSPDQSPQRLQTTGVKRVNQMPLIIAISVLTLFVLLIAWVATKRANAQNQPSEPVKIKSLQKNTLSLASEVVGNHKMAIIPPPDAPSSRNEIAPLSMPEPQQLRKEDALTQEVSDAEIERIRQEKTQDFEEAVKAKTSVMVDNSRLNNHQQTTSNSDPATVFKEQLALLQERQTKPMPQGLGGEEDESRWHLNSTLQNPNSRYELRAGSVIPGVMISGISSELPGQIIAQVSQNVYDTATGKYLLIPQGTKILGLYSSDVGFGQNSVLVAWQRLVFPDSKALDIGSMPGADSAGFAGFRDQVDHHYGRIYGSALLMSGIIAGITYSQNTNQANQYGYAQPTAGSVMSQALGQQLGEVTSQLVSKNLNVSPTIQVRPGYRFNIIVVKDLTFKQPYKSFAY; encoded by the coding sequence ATGAATCCCAATAAAGAGTATTTATCACCCGACCAATCCCCACAAAGGCTGCAAACCACAGGCGTGAAACGCGTGAATCAGATGCCACTTATCATTGCAATTAGTGTCTTAACGCTGTTTGTGTTGCTTATCGCATGGGTTGCAACGAAACGCGCCAATGCGCAAAACCAGCCATCAGAGCCGGTAAAAATAAAATCGCTTCAAAAAAACACCTTAAGCCTTGCCAGTGAGGTGGTAGGAAACCATAAAATGGCTATCATCCCACCACCTGATGCACCATCAAGCCGCAATGAAATCGCGCCCTTATCGATGCCAGAACCACAGCAATTGCGCAAGGAAGACGCGCTGACACAAGAAGTATCGGATGCTGAAATCGAGCGTATTCGTCAAGAAAAAACGCAGGATTTTGAAGAAGCGGTTAAGGCTAAAACATCGGTTATGGTTGATAACTCACGATTGAACAACCACCAGCAAACGACCTCAAACAGTGATCCTGCAACTGTATTTAAAGAGCAGCTTGCCTTATTACAAGAAAGACAAACAAAACCCATGCCGCAAGGTTTAGGTGGGGAAGAGGATGAGTCGCGCTGGCATTTAAATTCAACCTTGCAAAACCCTAACAGTCGCTATGAATTAAGAGCTGGCAGTGTGATTCCCGGGGTGATGATTAGTGGTATTTCTTCCGAGTTGCCCGGACAAATCATCGCTCAGGTATCACAAAATGTGTATGACACCGCGACCGGTAAGTATTTATTAATTCCTCAGGGAACCAAGATACTGGGGCTTTATTCCAGTGATGTGGGCTTTGGCCAAAACTCGGTGCTAGTAGCATGGCAACGACTGGTATTTCCAGACAGTAAAGCGCTGGATATCGGCTCTATGCCCGGAGCTGATAGTGCTGGTTTTGCCGGATTTCGCGATCAGGTGGATCATCATTACGGGCGCATTTATGGCTCAGCGCTTTTAATGTCAGGGATTATTGCTGGCATCACCTACAGCCAAAATACCAATCAGGCCAATCAGTATGGATACGCACAACCCACAGCGGGCAGCGTGATGAGTCAGGCGTTGGGGCAGCAGCTTGGTGAAGTGACCTCGCAGCTCGTTTCAAAAAACCTGAACGTATCACCCACCATCCAGGTACGCCCGGGATACCGCTTCAATATCATCGTGGTGAAAGACTTAACCTTTAAGCAACCCTATAAATCATTTGCCTATTAA